The sequence ACTCGGCGGAAGCGGCCTTATCTTGCCACAACAAGGCGCGCCTGCCCTGGATGGCGCCTTGGCCAAAGCTGCAGCGGGTGCCCTCGAGCATGTACCTGTTTTTTTGGTCACCAACCTTTCCCAATCTCTGCTCGATGCGAAAGAAGCCGGTTTTTGGGTGTCGGCCATTTCAGAAGATGGCCAGAGCCCCGAAGCCTGGACGCCATCAATAAACCATATTCTTGTGCTGGGCGCCGAAGGGAAGGGCCTGAGGCCCTTGGTAAAACAACGCTGTGACCAAAGTGTTTGTTTGCCCACAGCGCCTTCTTTTTCAACCCTCAACGTTTCGGTGGCCGGGGCGTTGGCCCTTTATATGGTCAAAGCGAAACAATCAGGATAGACTGTGCCTATCTATGAGGCACCTTCGGGCACATAGGTGGTCGGTGCCGCCCTTACGTGAAAGGAATGTGAGATGAGCCAAGAAGGTGGCCTTGAGGCCCCCACACGTCACCCCCTGCCCCTGGATGATCCATCGTTTTATGACGAAAAAGCGTTTGAGACTGAGCTGCGGCGCGTGGCAGATGTGTGTCATGGGTGCCGGCGGTGCTTTAACCTGTGCGCCACCTTTCCCAAGCTGTTTGATGCCATTGACGCCTCCAAAACCGGGGAGGTGGATGGCCTGACCCGTGAAGATTTTGAACCCGCCATCGATGCCTGCACCTTGTGCGATATGTGCTTTTTGGTGAAATGCCCCTATGTGCCGCCCCATCCGTTGAATGTGGACTTTCCGCATCTGATGCTACGCGCGCGGGCCATTGCTGCCAAAAAAAAAGGCGTGCCGTTTGTGCAGAACCAACTCACCCAAACAGACCGCAACGGCTGCGTAGGGTGCAAAATCCCATCCGTGGCCAACTGGGCGAGCAAAACTTGCAACACCCTCACTCGCCCCCTGCTGGAAAAAGCGGCAGGCATTGATAAACGGGCCGAGCTGCCTGCCTTTAACCGACGGGCTTTTTCTCAAACACCGCCACCCTATCCCCTCAATGACAAAGCACCGGCCTTGGGTGAGAAGGTGGTGCTTTACAGCACGTGTTTTGTCAATTATCACAATGACGCCATCGGCCAAGCGGCCATGGCTGTCTTGGCCCACAACGGCATTACCCCTGAGGTGGTGTATCCTGAATGCTGCGGCATGCCGCGCTTTGAAATGGGGCTGACCGCTGAGGTGGCCAACAAAGCCTTGCGCATAAGCCAGACGCTGATGCCTTTTGTGGACAAAGGCTATACCGTGGTCTCACTGGTGCCCTCGTGCACGCTGATGATCCGCAATGAATGGCCTTTGATGCACCCAAGCAACCCAGATATTGCGCG comes from Candidatus Hepatobacter penaei and encodes:
- a CDS encoding (Fe-S)-binding protein translates to MSQEGGLEAPTRHPLPLDDPSFYDEKAFETELRRVADVCHGCRRCFNLCATFPKLFDAIDASKTGEVDGLTREDFEPAIDACTLCDMCFLVKCPYVPPHPLNVDFPHLMLRARAIAAKKKGVPFVQNQLTQTDRNGCVGCKIPSVANWASKTCNTLTRPLLEKAAGIDKRAELPAFNRRAFSQTPPPYPLNDKAPALGEKVVLYSTCFVNYHNDAIGQAAMAVLAHNGITPEVVYPECCGMPRFEMGLTAEVANKALRISQTLMPFVDKGYTVVSLVPSCTLMIRNEWPLMHPSNPDIARLAQRTLDITAYLVTLAKTKGLPPLTTPLQDGIFLHIPCHSRAQNMGNKAEELLAMLPHTPLTTMAKCSGHGGSWGMMKAHFEDAMHVGRPVMRAIRKNAASIVASECPLAATHLKQGACPESCSGSCMSQASRPKDTSSKTASPNTELTAEKQFVHPIQVMAHAWGLIDLAMKEA